The sequence ACTCAAGGAGCCAATTTCACGCCTGCAGAGTCTATTGTCAGTTCAGATTTATAGTAAACCGTTATCTGCCTACATTCAGCTCGTCCCTCAGAAACAAttaccacacacaaacaagtcttCCTCTGCAGCTGGAGTGCTgtcagagtgaaaaaaaaaaaaaacagaacgagagagaaagcagagctaatggagctgctgcagtgagATAAACTGATGCTGAGGCAGGTCACATCAGTTTGGACGACTGCCATAACCTCAGCTTTCCAAACTGTCGCTCTGTGCAGCTTTCAAGCAAATAAGACTCTCAGCGGCTGAAACATGAGGAGCTCTCCAGACAAACAGGCACACACTCATCATGACTTCATGCTCTCTGTTTGGCCGAcaatcttttaatctttttcatGCATTTGGTTAATATGGTTTATTGTTCTTTTCGATGCACAAAAGGAAATATGTTCTTTTTAAGGTTGAAATACAGGTTATcttaactgttttattttttattgcacgtgtaatttgtgttttgtgtgttttgtcttggGCTTTTATTGTGGAATGCACTTCCTCTAATGCACAAAACACTAAATTTGAAACTTGCAATTTGCTTTCATTGTAATGGCAAGAGACACCAATAACAGCCATGAAATATTTTACGGTTATCTGGTTGGCTGATATCACACGTCTATGTTATTTGTTCATACCATACCAGAGCAGTGACTCTGTCTGACACAAATGTTCCATTACTCAATAAATTAAGACTGTATTTGACCTGCGACCAAATTAGTTCAGTCGCAGGTCAAATACAGTCACAGTTACGTGAAATAAATGAGTCACCTGCAGCTGCgtgaaaaaaatcaatcctCAGTAAAAACATCTAAACTCTCTGAAATGGATCAAACAATcagtttacatttaaatgaaaatgcagGCTTAAGCACATCATTAGGAAACATGATAAAGTGTATAAATGCTCATAGTTTCATTGCATGTTGGAATGTTCAAAGAAACAGTAGTTTGCTTTTGGCAAAAAGCGCTGCTGATTTTAATCAAGTGAAgtgcattttgaatttttatccTCAACAGTTTATAATCACAGACTTTTTGCAGCTTGAGAGGAAAATGATGAATAGTTTGttcatggaaaaaaaggaaagccgAGGAAAAGGAATAACTTCTTGTGCTGCTttagaaaaaatacataatttcataaaaagcacaattttaacacacttttaaattttattttatttattgtatacCACTTTGAATACACTATGCACTACATATtcatacaatataaaataatgtaaaaatgtctatAAAAATTACCCACTTTAAttttatacatgcatacacacacatacgcacttATAATCATATGGGTCACATATTGTAcattgacatttacatttttaaaatggactgctctttaattttcttttattgtgtctCACCAGCTCTCTGACTCactcctcttttccttttaaTTGACTTGGCTGACATACTTAATGataatttttactgttttgaaaatgacaTTAAAGTAGCTCACAGGCTTATTTCTGTCATAAGGCCCTGAGTCAAGGTGAAGAGCTACATCCTGTCTTGAATAATGTGCATCAGTTGGATCCTGGCAGCTGATGAGATGCAGCTTgtctgccctctagtggacatGATGTGTAACTACAGTTAGTAGTGTCTTGAATAGTAGATTGTTGAACTCGCTGGCTTTGACTGcagcctttctctctctctttatggaTTGCAGCGGTTGTTGCAAAGACTTGAGATggttacacacatacacacaagcacggATGTTgtccagtacaaccacagtgtTACCATGATATGAAAGATATGTTTTGTACAAGTTACAAAAGGCCGgtagttttggtttgatttgtccaggttttgacaCATCTAAGAGTTCAACAGGGTGCACAATGAACAGTTATCAAATGGACTATTTTTTCAGTAAGTAGTTCCCCTAAAAATGGATGACAGCAAGGTTCCTAGATTATCTAGAGTGTACtagaatgtttttttatagaaaGAGAAGTCACAGccaaatttaatgaaatgtcatttttagatGCTGTGAGTAAATGAAATGTCATTGCTCAGTTTAAagagtcatttttcatttgtcacaAAGACCTTACAgctgtgtctgctgctgttggaaCCAGTTTGTACCAGaatcagtacaaagtcaagtgTACAGGGGACTGAATTCAACACTAACCTTTATAATTGTTTAGCATGtatgccttacacagaactactctccagagactgaaaacgtgattacgtgttattaatctttggagcagtttctaaacaaactaatgtgaccaaactctttCTAATGAAGGAACCCAGTGCAGCGTATGTGGCTCaatgacgtgtttttaatagttttcagacaacaacagaagtctacggcacagaggaataagatatatcagattttggatacacacacaatacttgttagtagatcagttcattgttggtttggctctgcacatgagatttgtttacagtaaaaaaaaaatatagaaaatcccCAGCCTTTTCCTTTAACTGTTTAACATATCTctttaacagaaaaacaaagaagaatcAGATGTTTTGCGTGTGCACAATGCAGGCCGCAGTATGACCTGTTGGCTCTCAGCCAGACACAGAGGACTCCTTTCAATCCAGAGTCAGACTGGGATAGAAGAACTCATCTGCCGGGATCACCATCGACTCTGACAGCAACACGTGATCCGTAAACACAGGCAGGGGTCAAACAGCGCTGACGTGACACCACGAAGCAGATCATAAGCTTAAAACAGCACGAATATCAGCTGCAGAGTCATTATTAATGACTTTGCTGTTGAACAGAGCTCAAATTTTGGTTAGAGGTTAcacatgttttcaaaaaaaaatgagtgaaaaaaaaaataattaagagAGAAGTATTGATCGTATAACTTACTCGCCTCCTAATGAAGCGTGCTATAGCCTGAAGCTGTGAATAAATTGCTTATGTTGCTGTGTCACGCACAGGAGCTGAATTGGGTGAGCACAGTGACACACATTTGATTAAACTGCATGTGGAACAGATTTAATGCAACTACTGGCTTAATTTTCTCACTGATCTCCTATCATAGCAGCTTCAGGGTCCCAAATCAGCCTGTGATAAAGTTCATTTTTGGACAGCAGATTATGTAGATTAGATCTTATAAGTGTTTTAACTCGATCAAACTCTGAACATCCCGGTCCAGAGCTGTCTCAGGTCCCCCCCGTGCAGCCTCCCCACCCAATCAATGCCATGCAGCGAGTGCTAATACCCAAGGATAGGAAAGTCAGAATCAAAGTGGTAGTCATGGAAACAACCCAGGCCTGATTCCACCCACCAATCGATGaggttctctgtgtgtgtgtgtgtgtgtgtgtgagggtgtgagGGTGGCGGTGGGCCGGATGTGGCAAGAAGGAACCCCTGTCCCATATTCAGACACAGACCCCCTCATCCTCCACAGCCGGCAGGGCAGACGGAGAGAAATCCAGACCAAAAGATGGTGAAACAAGACCGCCGCCTGGTTCAAATACATGTTGGGATGCTGCTTTTGGCTGTCTGTCTTCACCTGGgggcagctgctgcaggtgagTTAAGGAGGGTGTGTTAGATCATTTGTGGTCTAGTCTAACTTTAATTAGTTATTTCAAGAACTGACTGATTGTAGTTTGCTTGCTAGATGATTGTGGGTGCGTACGCCAGAGTCGTATTGTTGTAAATGAGTGTTTGAGAAGACTTTCTAACTAATAATGGATGGATTCCTCTTCATgaatataaatgtcatttttcagtgttgcatttaaGGACCAGTTCACccaaaattacaagaaaaagacCCATATGACCCATATCGCTGTGAGCTATTTTTGTTTGAACAACTTGCcaactacagctgcaactaatgattattgtcattgttgatcagtttattttttctcaaatCATAGATAAGtcgtttgatctataaaatgtcagaaaatgttcagtttgcTATCTCAGAGAacttaagaaaccagaaaatattcacatttgagaagctggaatcagaaaaattagatttttttttttctttaaaaaatgactggaaatgattaatcaactattgaaatattttgcaattcattttctgctaatcaactaattgataaatcgttgcagctctattgcCAGTGAAGAAATACAAAAAGGTATTGTATAAAAGTTATTATTCTTTTGTCTGAAGGGAGGCTAGTCTGActtttttgtgttcatgtttctgtcactccagatttatgttttatttcagccttcaatttcagtgtaattACGCACATAACTTTACAGATGTTACAGCTTCTGTGTGTGCCAAAGTTCATAACAGTGTCATATAAAGAGGACACAAGTCTTGACTCTTGACTTATGCCAATTATAGCTAACAGAACCAAAATGTCAATTTTGAGACGACAGAGAGGCtggaattgttttgtttttcaatttaaCCTCTAATGTGGCATGAGGgactatatttatttgattatcaCAACACGTTGGGTGGAGGATATAGCCCGTTTGAAGGGtccaaagaaaatattaatatctaTTTAGagagcctttaaaaaaaaagtgaaacataagATTCAACCCCCTCCCCACCCAAATAATTTTACTACAGTCAATAAACAGCATAATAAGATGCTAATGGGTGAAATAAAATAGTCTGCGAGTTACAATCAAGAAATATTGTCACTTTTTCTAACTGAATTTAATATTACAACTTAATTTTCAAAATCTCTGTGGCCATACTACTCTGTGTGAGACACAACtaaaatatgatgtaaaaaaagatctaaataaattatgtaagtataaaaaaatgcacatttctttgGTGCAAAACGACAGAACATCAGGACAATAACGTTCAAtgacatgaaacataaaaagaaaacagaatataacaTCAAATTGTAACTTAGCTGAAGTTGAGTTGAGAGTTTTGCATGATTGTTGAGAAGTGCTCTAACCAGAGGGAGGGTAATGAAAGAGAACATTGGATAAATTAATAGATGAAcgagaaaaaaatataaaaaacaaaaaagtgtagggttttttgtaatttgggtgaaccgaCCCTTTTATACCTTCTTTCATAAATGTGGTCAAACAGAGGAGATGTATGACTGACTATAAGTTTAGATTGATTGGTAGGACTGGGTGTTACACTGCCGGAGGTTTCAACACCACAGTTGACTTGAGTGGGTTTGTTCTTGGAGATGACCGCTTGCTACCATTACGACACATcctcagttgtgtgtgtgtgcgagctgACTAAAGCTGAAACTGTATCTTTAGTGATTTACGGGGAACATCACCGTCAACAACTGAGTTCACACTGCGTTCCGTTTTTATCAGGCGGAAAGGAAGTGCATCAAGAATCAGAAAGAGGAACTTAGCTAATATGAATCAAGAGCCTGGCAGTTACAGTaatagaggagggagggagggagggagggtggttGTGCCACAACCGCCTCAGCTGAAACAAAGCTTTAATTAAACGTGACCCACAATCCCTCATTATCCAGACAACCCGTGCAGCCGAACTAATCAATGGCATAGATTTGGATGATACTTCCCCATTATCTGCCCCAATAAATATCCAGCATGCAATTTCTGCACATTCCTGTAGGAAATtcaactttttacttttattgcaGCTAACTGCATCTACTTATTTCCCAATCCTATAACTCCACTTGTCCCTCCTTCACCTCTGCCAGGCATGCTGAAGGTCGACGGGGCCCAGGAGGGAGGTGGCGGCGGCAGCACAGACACCATCAGTCACTCCCTGACCCTGGTGCAGCGTCTGGAGACCCTGCTGGTTCAGGGAAACGGCAGTGACGTGTCGCTCAGGGTGGAGACGCCCAACGCTGACGAGGTGAAGGTGATCCAGGCTCACTCGCTGGTGCTCTCGCTGCAGAGCCCCGTGTTTGAGGAGATGCTGCTGAGCCGTAACAGCAGCACCCTGGTCCTGAAAGAAAGCTCCgactgtgctgctgtgtttgacAAGTTCATCAGGTCAGACAGGAGAGCATATTTTCCTCTCAGTATGAGGGAGATATCACACTGTAGACACATCAACCCTCCGCTTCACTCACTTTCATTGAGTTATCACACAGTTATCATGTGAATCAGGCATGTTGGAAGagggaaacatctaaaacatttAGGGCAGGGGTGTCCCAGGACCAGGATTGAAAAACACTCCTCTAGAGGGATGAACTCTGCAGCCCTACATCTGACCCACACAATCAATGAGTACAACATTGACTACAAAACAAATGGACCAGTCAGTAAACTCCTGGATTGTTCAATAGCAGGTCCTGTGGTGTAGCAGTAAGACATTTAGGAGTCTccataaaaaaatctatttctatCTCAAATGTCAATGACCTGCTTTTTATTGGACCAATAAAAACTTCTTGTCCATTTTGTGAagcaaaaagtgtttttcagctgCAACTTTAAATAAGGAGACATTTGGAGATTTGAAGATAGTTAAAGGGCACaaatcatgcacattttcaggtttatatatttattctgggactctactgcaatatctttgcatgatttatagttcataaaatgcatttccttcccCTACAGACATGTATtaacacatacaaaaatattctgcttggaatataataatgtgtgtcaGATATTGcttttccagaaaaaaagtataattactgTGTTCTGTGATCCTTATAATGGtatcttctccttctccctcattaaaaatccaggaatctatgaatatgtaaatatatttcagctCAGTTTAACTGCTGGTCATGAGATGTCTTCTACATCACAgtaaagtctgttctcagtgtatgtgcaagtcaaggcttcaagttttcacatcacacttgtatgagttgcatactggaccatgattggctccaaactagttgtgatgtcacaaatcatgttcgTAGGCacaccccttaaaatcagattttcaatgagcacagagaaactttccactttcagcagatgaatgtggaaaCAATCATCTAGtctcaaactctgcacatacatcattctacagacttgcagcccctcagttcagcctctgtctgaaacaggccgtcttaactcctgtctctttaaggccccccttccCGATGAGCCCTTCTAGGCTATTGGagactttttcttgttccttaGGTGAAAGGGAAACTCTCAAATACATGTGTATAACCTTATGTAAGTCGGTAGAAGATAGAATTGACCTAACTTTGGAGATTTGCATGAGATACAGGCGTGACTGGACAAcatcaaaacagaaaattaattctAAATGACTAATATTTTGTGAACCAGGCTGGTAGAATTTGTTGGACCAAAGACTATGACCTCAGATGTATCATCATTAAATTTTAGTAAGTTCTAAACATACATGCTGTCCTTCAAAAGCACATTCAACCTCTACTTCCTCCCTCTGCAGGTATCTGTATTGCGGTGAGATCTCTCTGCGTCTGGAGCAGGCCACTCCTTTACACAAGCTGGCTACTAAGTATCAGGTGCTGGTTCTCCAGCAAGGCATCACCCAGTACATGACCAAGAATCTGGCCCGGGACTCCCCCTCGGGCCACGTGGCGGGCTGGTACGAGTACGCCCTGATAGCCGGGGACATGACTCTGAGGGACAACTGCCTTCAGTATCTGGCCTGGAACCTGTCGTCGGTGCTGCAGAGCGGAGAGTGGGTGACCATCAGCAGCCAGCTGCTCATGTCTCTGCTGCAGCGCTCAGACCTCATTCTGCAGAGTGAGATGGAGCTCTTTGCAGCGCTGGAGGCCTGGATTATTCAGAACGAGCCGGACGGTTTGACGGCGGAGAACGCTTTGAGAGCTGTGCGCTACGCCATGATGCCGCCACGGGAGCTCTTCCGTCTGCAGACCCAGTCCTCAGTCCTGGCTCGCTATCAGGAGTCGGTGCGTGACCTCCTCTATATGTCCTACCAGTTTCACTCTGCGTCACCGCTGCACATGGCCAAATACTTTGACGTGAACTGCAGCCTCTTCATGCCCAGGAACTACCTCTCACCAGTATGGGGGTCATCCTGGATCATCAACAACCCAACACGAGACGACCGCAGCACCAGCTTCCAGACTCAGCTGGGACCCAGCGGCCATGATGCCAGCAAGCGGGTGACTTGGAACGCCCTGTTCTCGCCACGTTGGTTACCCCTCAGCATGAGGCCGATATACACAGAGACAGGCGCCATGCAGCCGACACGAGTGGAGGGAGGGCGCCCTCGCATCATTATCACACCGGCTACGTCCAGTGCCGATTTCGCTGGGGTGAACTTCCAGAAGACGGTGCTCGTGATGGCTCAGCAGCAGGGGAAACTGGTGGTGAAACACGTCTACAACTTCCACCAGAGCACCGAGGAAAACGGGGATTTCTTGGCCGAAGCCGACCTGTACCGCCGGACGTCTGAATACCTCATCGACAgctccctcttcctccacatTGTGGTGAAGCCACTGTACCAAACCCTCATCACCACCAAGAACTGACCCTCCTCTCTGAGCCACCACATCTTGCCGTACAAAACTCCAACCCTCTGAAGCGACATCTCGCTCATATCACATCATGGGGACGTGGATCTGAATCCTCCTCGTGTGTGATGTTTGGATCATTGTCTCATTAAACTGCTGTTTTCATTGGGCAACTAACACATTGTAAAGCTTGATTCATGAGAATCTGAGAGCTGCAGAGTGTAAAATCACAACACGTCTGTTATAGAACAAGTCCGGtgaaattttgtattttattttcttactgtcaacaaatcctgtGAAAAGATCAATACCAACAGTTAATAATGACAAGTAtccctctgtgctgtagagctccaTTTGTGTCCAAAAACTACTAAACACACATCATTTCAACACCGTCCTGCTGGAAATATTCACCAGAACACCAAATGGAAtctgccactgaaaatagtccccaacaaatgcagtatttcctccagtttgagtaacgtttgctaaaaactacagtgcccagctgtttcaggaaatgactgagcctttttaaaaaatacaactatatatttgtgacccaaTTCTTAAggtttatgtcttcagtaggaaccagcGGGTTTGGGACTAAGATTAATAGGCAGAGTAGGGAAGTCGGGAGTCTTTTaattttgttgacattaagaaaaattGCCAGGCTTATCCTTCATGTTTGAGGTTCTGTTCCTgcaacattttctttgtattgtttttttaataatggtGCTATTTTACCCCGTTTACAATTAAGGGGTAACAATTGTCATTCATCACCCAGTAAGCATTGATTTAATGTCAGATTACATCTTGACGTCGAGGTTAAAACTAGACAAAATTTGACTGAAAAGTGACATATAACAGTTGCTTCAACAGCATTTGAATGACTACATTTAATATGTACTTAGGACCTGCTTCGCATTGAAAGATACTCATTGAAATTATGTTGAAACAACAATTATATGTAATTTAGATATCTAATAAAAATTTTAACTTTTCAACAAACCTTGGCCAATTTTTTTATCCTGGACGTCAAGACATATTTTGGTTTGCAAATCATCAAATCAAGCTTACCAGGTACCAAATGTTCATCCTtttgaacttttattttttacttttactttagtcataatttatttataaaaccaCACTTTTAAGCCTCCACGCCACAGTAGATGTCAGAGTACTTTGTTGCTAGTTCATTGTGATTGAGGACGTTAACTAGAGTCACTGTTGCATTAATCAATGTTACCTGATAATAAAGatttttattaaagttttaaaattaaattgtcaTGTTTGTCATGTCATTTTATGATTTGGCATCACTTCGTTGGCAGTTCAAATGTAATCTGTTGTGCATATAATTCATCAGCAATACTCAGATATGATTatgatcttttacttaagttaagTTTATTGATGTAGCTCAAAACAGCAAGTTTTGGCTCAGCAGTCTTTATAGATTGGAGGAGGTTTTTATAAGTATGGCACCAGCTACCTCAGCTCCGATTGGAACAAAGTCTACAGCTCATATGTCAGATAACACAGGAAACGGGTGAGATTGCTCtgttaaactgaaattataCTTTCCGCATCTGCATGTAAGCGAGGGTCCACTAGGGTCAGTGTGACGTAAATTTTGTCATCAGAGGGTGTAGGCGTAGACATCCGCGTACCTCCAATTTCTTGTGAGTCCACGCCATGGATGTAAGCTGGATAGGGCGCAGACTCCAGAAAGCAGTATGAACAGAACTACGATGCGTCCGTGGTGTCCGAGCCGCCTGTGTACGCGTCCGCTCAGGAGTATATCTGTGGCTTTAGGATGCTTAGCTGGAATGGATGTGGACTGAACAGTCCAGTAAAATGCTGCAGAGCGTTGACTCACATTAAAGCCTTAAAAACAGATATTATAGTTTTGCAGGAAACCCATTTAAAAATTGAGGATCAAGAGAGAGATTACATAAACCTTGGATTAGCCAAATCTCCTACTCAAAATTTAACATATAAGCTAGATGTGTAGCAATATTGATTAATAATAGAATTAAATTTGCAGCTTCGGATATAAAACCAGACCCCAATGGAAGATACATCATTGTGACAGGAACCTTATTTTAAACTCCAGTTTTATTCCAGTTAACGTTTAAGCTCCCAACTGGGACGATACTGAATTCATGAACATGCTTCGGTTTTGTCTTCCAGATTTAAAAAAcctataaacatatttttggaGGGGATGTAAACTTTGGATCATTCCAATCCCTAAAATGTAAACTGTATCAAATTCACATTCAGATTcagacaactttatttatccaaGAAGAGCATAAACAAATGTCCAAGTCTTTGTCAGGGTTTATGGAAGATAATGGATGCGTTGACCCTTGGAGATTATTGAAGCCattaaaatcttttcttttcattcacatGTCCACCAAGCATTTTCTCAgatagattattttttttatagataGATACTTTCTCAGCTCTGTTGTATCAGTTGAATATCTGGCCATAATAATTTCTGATCATGTGCCACTTCAATTTCATTCCCTCTTAATATTAATAAACGCCCCCCCTGGCTCTTCAATGCTTTGTTGCTCAGGTTTTGCAACAAAATCTCTAAATCTATAAACACTTTCTTGGTTGACAATAAATCCAATTCAGTCTCCTAATCACTGCTATGGGAAACCCTAAAGGCTGTTTTACGAGGTGAAATAATATCTTCTGCATcccattattaaaaaaaagcaaagagacTTCTCACAGACCTTACTGATGCAATATCTACGCCTGATAGGCAATACACCTCAGATCCATGTCCACAACTTCTCAAGAAAAGGATTGGTTTACAATCAGAATTCAATATTCTCTCTACAAAAAATGCATAACGTATATTATTACAGTCTCGTGGCCTCACATACGTATATAAAGACAAAGGCAGCAGGTTACTTTCCCATCAGTTTAAGTGTCAAACTGTCTCATGCTTAATCCCTCAAATTAAAGATGATTCCAGTCAAAATgtattgtaaattgtaaattcaGTCTATCCCACAATAATTACCTCCAAATCTGtcagtttgtaaaaaaacaaacaaacatttgattcTTTCCCACATCTCCCTAACGATCTAAAGTGTGAAAAACTTCTTTCGCTGTCTCCAATTGAGAATGGcttcatttcaaatatttatgcAGATATTATGTATTTGACTgatgacaaaatacacaaagttaAATCCAAATGGGAAGAAGAGCTGAGGATGGAGTTCACAGATGATTGGTGGAAAGATGGAGTTAACTCATCTTCCTCATGTGTACAGCTCAGTTTAATCCAGGTGAAAGTGGTACACAGAGGCTGAAATATATCCTGAGTCTCATGAATATGTGTTGGTCCCGTCTACAACTGCAAGGATTCTGGTGTTCAGTGTTTGATATGTTATACATGTACCATGCCCACCACGCACAGCCCCAAATGGAGATACAGTTGCCTTTACAGCACATCTTAGCAAGAAGAAGGCTGTTATATCTCGGAAATGTCCAAAACAATTCTCCTTTTCAATCTGATTgaatgatgtgatgtttttttctaagCTTTGAATATATAAAACTCTCTCTTAGGGGAGCCACTGATGGTTTCTTCAAGTTATGGAGAACatttattgaatatttcaaTAAGCTGTCAACCATTCCTCCAGACTCAGAATCAAATCTCTGGCCTGTTTACTACACGTATAATCTGTCCTTCCTAAATTGATCTATTAAGTTCCCATTTACTCCACTTAATAACaccccctcttctctcttttttcctttctttctcttatgttgttgtttggtttgtttacttttttaacaACTTCTTGAGTTGTGATGTTATAGTTACggtaaaagtaaaatatggtGATATGTAAATGACTATGTTGTACTTGTCCCACTTTcaccaataaaaataaaggaaaaacatggaaaaaaaaaaaaaagaagtggaCAATCAGTACAACATATGAACTCATCCAGACCCACTGATTCAGGTaaattatactttatttttgttgtattttttattattttttgtcagttgctgccTGAATTGACTggatagttttttgtttttatattttgatgagcTCTTGACAATTTGAATTTCGCtttggggatcaataaagtaatatctatctatctaaatcTAGGTGTGATACTGTATGATGATTTTAAATGGGACAAAGAGATAAACTCAGTGATCAAATCCAGTTTTTTCCAACTGCGTCTTTTCACAGGAACACGCAAACAAGACCAAACAAGATTTCTGCAGTACGGCCCTCCcttcactggctccctgtacgttttaggattgattttaagatgTTATTT is a genomic window of Thunnus maccoyii chromosome 20, fThuMac1.1, whole genome shotgun sequence containing:
- the LOC121887597 gene encoding BTB/POZ domain-containing protein 17 — protein: MVKQDRRLVQIHVGMLLLAVCLHLGAAAAGMLKVDGAQEGGGGGSTDTISHSLTLVQRLETLLVQGNGSDVSLRVETPNADEVKVIQAHSLVLSLQSPVFEEMLLSRNSSTLVLKESSDCAAVFDKFIRYLYCGEISLRLEQATPLHKLATKYQVLVLQQGITQYMTKNLARDSPSGHVAGWYEYALIAGDMTLRDNCLQYLAWNLSSVLQSGEWVTISSQLLMSLLQRSDLILQSEMELFAALEAWIIQNEPDGLTAENALRAVRYAMMPPRELFRLQTQSSVLARYQESVRDLLYMSYQFHSASPLHMAKYFDVNCSLFMPRNYLSPVWGSSWIINNPTRDDRSTSFQTQLGPSGHDASKRVTWNALFSPRWLPLSMRPIYTETGAMQPTRVEGGRPRIIITPATSSADFAGVNFQKTVLVMAQQQGKLVVKHVYNFHQSTEENGDFLAEADLYRRTSEYLIDSSLFLHIVVKPLYQTLITTKN